A section of the Bacillota bacterium genome encodes:
- a CDS encoding AraC family transcriptional regulator: MLEFNIPFASRAGFNSELVYYYSGSETCRPGHAWGPGIRDHYLIHYILKGMGVLELDGHTFHLEKGDLFLIPPGIVARYEADLYDPWSYVWVGFNGFNAEKFLKKAGLNQEHPIMKYGNDVETCIRLLADGDRKSSSRSLRAVSLLYECISLLIDNNCLTAPQVGSSSKEEYFKRAIEYINMNYSHQISVEGIAHHIGIDRKYLHSIFKEFANLSPQEYIISFRIERACELMKEGKLKINYIAHSVGYYDAFLFSKMFKKEKGISPAYYIKNINGVKNEKN; this comes from the coding sequence TTGCTTGAGTTCAATATACCTTTTGCGTCTAGAGCTGGATTTAACAGCGAGCTTGTATATTATTACAGCGGAAGTGAGACCTGCAGACCAGGCCACGCCTGGGGACCTGGCATCAGAGATCATTATTTAATACATTACATTTTAAAAGGAATGGGGGTTTTAGAGCTCGATGGACACACCTTTCACTTAGAAAAAGGAGATTTATTTTTGATTCCTCCGGGAATTGTTGCACGATATGAAGCGGATTTATATGATCCATGGAGCTATGTTTGGGTCGGTTTTAACGGTTTTAATGCAGAAAAGTTTTTGAAAAAAGCAGGTTTGAACCAAGAACATCCAATAATGAAATACGGCAATGATGTTGAGACATGTATAAGATTATTAGCAGATGGAGATCGCAAGAGTTCTTCACGAAGCCTTCGTGCCGTAAGTTTGCTTTATGAATGCATTTCTTTACTGATTGATAACAACTGTTTAACTGCTCCGCAAGTAGGAAGCAGCTCTAAAGAAGAGTATTTTAAAAGAGCGATAGAGTATATAAATATGAATTATTCACATCAGATTTCTGTTGAAGGTATCGCACACCATATAGGTATCGACCGAAAATATCTGCATTCCATATTTAAGGAGTTTGCAAATTTATCACCTCAGGAGTATATTATTTCTTTTAGAATCGAGCGGGCTTGCGAACTTATGAAAGAAGGCAAGTTGAAAATAAATTATATAGCGCATTCGGTTGGTTACTATGATGCTTTTCTGTTTTCAAAAATGTTTAAAAAAGAAAAAGGTATATCACCAGCCTATTATATAAAAAATATAAATGGAGTTAAAAATGAAAAAAATTGA
- the melA gene encoding alpha-galactosidase, translating into MKKIAFIGAGSFGFTRHLVRDILTFPALQDCTIALMDIDSVRLDEITRAVNKIITRGGYKAKVVATLDRAEALKDADGVICTILAGGVDVWKYDIEIPKKYGVDINVGDTRGPAGIFRALRTIPVMLDICKDIERYCPDAIFLNYTNPMAMLCRAMQEKFPHLHINGLCHSVQGTAKMLARWIDAPFQEITYRCAGINHQAFYLDFKWNGKDAYPLIREAIKKPEIYNEEIVRNEMFMHLGYYVTESSGHNSEYNSWFRKRPDLIEKYCAHGTGWNPGEYAYILNEYTKRKYSWKDEIEKWIADENINLERGNEYAACIFNAVFGDGTLFEYNGNVRNWGLIDNLPDGCCVEVPVIASKKGLDAIHVGSLPEQLAILVNTNARCEELAVKGALTGDKQKIFHAICFDPLTSAVLDLKEISQMVDEMFDKSKDYLPEFKF; encoded by the coding sequence ATGAAAAAAATCGCATTTATAGGAGCTGGCAGCTTCGGTTTCACAAGACACCTTGTAAGAGACATTTTAACATTTCCCGCACTTCAGGACTGTACAATAGCACTTATGGATATCGACTCAGTAAGACTTGACGAAATAACCAGAGCTGTAAATAAAATAATCACCAGAGGCGGATATAAAGCGAAAGTTGTTGCGACTCTGGACAGGGCTGAAGCATTAAAAGACGCGGACGGCGTTATTTGTACAATACTCGCAGGCGGTGTTGATGTCTGGAAATATGACATCGAGATCCCCAAAAAATATGGCGTTGACATAAATGTTGGAGATACAAGGGGACCCGCGGGTATTTTCAGAGCACTGAGAACAATCCCTGTTATGCTTGATATCTGTAAAGATATTGAGAGATACTGCCCGGATGCTATATTCCTAAATTACACAAATCCTATGGCGATGCTTTGCCGCGCAATGCAGGAAAAATTCCCTCATCTCCATATAAACGGGCTTTGCCACAGTGTTCAGGGTACTGCAAAAATGCTTGCACGTTGGATTGACGCACCATTTCAAGAAATTACTTATAGATGTGCAGGCATCAATCATCAAGCGTTTTATCTTGACTTTAAATGGAACGGAAAAGACGCTTACCCTCTTATTAGGGAGGCAATAAAAAAACCTGAAATATATAACGAGGAAATAGTACGTAACGAAATGTTCATGCATCTAGGGTATTACGTTACGGAGTCTAGCGGACACAATTCCGAATATAACTCATGGTTTAGAAAACGTCCGGATTTGATAGAAAAATACTGCGCCCATGGAACAGGTTGGAACCCTGGGGAGTATGCATACATACTGAATGAGTATACTAAACGCAAATACAGTTGGAAAGATGAAATTGAAAAATGGATAGCTGATGAAAATATTAACCTTGAAAGAGGAAACGAATATGCAGCCTGCATATTTAATGCTGTATTCGGCGACGGTACGCTTTTCGAATACAATGGTAACGTGAGAAACTGGGGGCTTATAGATAACCTCCCGGATGGCTGCTGTGTAGAAGTCCCCGTCATAGCATCGAAAAAGGGCTTAGATGCTATACATGTCGGCTCTCTGCCAGAACAGCTTGCGATACTTGTTAATACTAACGCACGATGCGAGGAGCTTGCCGTAAAAGGCGCTCTTACAGGAGATAAACAAAAAATTTTCCATGCGATTTGCTTTGATCCTCTGACTAGCGCAGTGCTGGATTTAAAAGAGATTAGTCAAATGGTTGATGAAATGTTTGATAAAAGCAAAGACTATCTTCCTGAATTTAAATTTTAG